In one Planctomycetia bacterium genomic region, the following are encoded:
- a CDS encoding glycosyl hydrolase codes for MFSFSCVVISQDRPGKIATAKEVDVKNPFTSLKLRSIGPALMSGRVVGLAVHPENRAVYYAAVACGGVWKTENAGTSWKPIFDNENSYSIGCITLDPQNPNTVWVGTGENNSQRSVGYGDGVYKSIDAGRTWTNMGLKTSEHIAKIHIDPRDSNVVLVAAQGPLWTSGGDRGLYKTKDGGKTWENILRISENAGITDFVVDPRNPDVIVAASYQRRRHVWTLVNGGPDSAIHRTTDGGKTWTKVRSGLPTSELGRIGLAISPSDPDVLYSTIEAAEKQGGVFRSLDRGITWEKRNSFDEQAQYYAHLVVDPVDKNRIYIMNVLIQVSDDGGKTLRSMTERWKHVDNHSLWIDPKQPNYYLVGCDGGIYESFDRAANWKFISNLPITQFYDVTCEQVDSPFYRVYGGTQDNNTLGGPARTMSVHGITNSDWTVLVGGDGFHCKVDPKDPNIVYAEFQYGGLFRYDWRTSQRVFIQPQPGAGEPSLRWNWDSPLMISPHSNTRIYFAANKLFRSDDRGDSWKAISGDLTRQLDRDQLKVFGKILPPETVSKHVSTSLYGNITALAESPKKEGLIYVGTDDGLIQITQDGGASWSKVDQFQGVPAMTYVARLAASQHDASTVYAAFDNHKQGDFAPYLLKSIDAGKTWVAVTGDLPTRGSVLAFAEDHVDPKLLFAGTEFGLYFSQDGGHHWHRLKSGLPTIAVRDLCIQQPMNDLLVGTFGRGFYILDDYSPLRTAASELEKPAALLPIRDGFLYMQTTQYGGRGKASLGEDFYTAQNPDFGMTFTYHLKEGTKSIKQLRKDKAKKDDTFYPKMEELRAEEEEEAAAVIITIHDAQGKPIRHINAPAGAGLHRVNWDFRRAAATAPRASSGDEGEETFRGPPGGPLVQPGDYQVSLALKTQGQLKPLIGPTNFKVKYVGAMPLPVDERNQLETFQQSVIALQKELTAVQGLSSEATTKLEAIKAVLDTFPAASAESRQKVRNILAEHRKMLRLLNGDGFLRSRNENAPTSIAERVGFAAGATRSIIYKPTGTQKEQYEIARKELEAVGKEVRERLQVEVKALETYLEQIGAPWTPGRMK; via the coding sequence ATGTTCAGCTTTTCCTGCGTGGTAATTTCTCAGGACAGACCAGGGAAGATTGCGACAGCTAAAGAAGTAGATGTCAAAAATCCCTTTACATCGTTAAAGCTGCGCTCCATCGGGCCAGCGCTGATGTCAGGCCGCGTGGTGGGGTTGGCAGTCCATCCGGAGAATCGAGCAGTTTACTATGCTGCTGTAGCCTGTGGCGGTGTCTGGAAAACAGAAAATGCTGGTACTTCCTGGAAGCCCATTTTTGATAACGAAAATTCCTACTCCATCGGTTGCATTACGCTTGATCCACAGAACCCGAACACAGTCTGGGTAGGCACGGGCGAAAACAACAGTCAGCGCAGCGTGGGATATGGCGATGGCGTTTACAAATCCATCGACGCTGGCCGCACCTGGACCAACATGGGGCTGAAAACCTCTGAACATATTGCCAAGATTCATATCGATCCACGCGATTCCAATGTGGTGCTGGTTGCTGCCCAGGGGCCGCTCTGGACTTCAGGTGGTGATCGCGGCTTGTATAAGACTAAGGACGGCGGCAAAACCTGGGAGAATATCCTTCGCATCAGCGAGAATGCAGGTATCACTGATTTTGTCGTTGACCCGCGAAATCCCGATGTGATCGTAGCTGCATCCTACCAGCGTCGTCGCCATGTGTGGACCCTGGTCAATGGCGGACCTGATTCTGCCATTCATCGCACCACCGATGGTGGAAAGACCTGGACTAAAGTTCGTTCTGGATTGCCAACCTCGGAACTGGGAAGAATCGGCCTGGCAATCTCCCCCAGCGACCCTGATGTGCTCTACAGCACCATCGAAGCAGCTGAAAAACAGGGTGGAGTCTTCCGTTCACTGGATCGAGGCATCACCTGGGAGAAGCGAAATTCCTTTGATGAGCAAGCTCAGTATTATGCACACCTGGTTGTCGATCCAGTTGACAAGAATCGCATCTATATCATGAACGTGCTGATTCAAGTGTCAGACGATGGTGGCAAAACTCTCCGCTCCATGACAGAACGCTGGAAACATGTCGATAACCATTCATTGTGGATCGATCCCAAACAGCCAAATTATTATCTCGTCGGTTGCGATGGTGGCATTTACGAGAGCTTTGATCGGGCAGCCAACTGGAAGTTCATCAGCAACCTGCCCATCACCCAGTTTTATGATGTAACCTGCGAACAGGTCGATTCACCCTTCTACCGTGTGTATGGCGGCACGCAGGATAACAACACGCTGGGCGGCCCGGCTCGCACCATGAGTGTGCATGGCATCACCAACAGCGACTGGACAGTGCTGGTGGGTGGCGATGGCTTTCATTGCAAGGTCGATCCGAAAGACCCCAACATTGTTTATGCAGAATTTCAGTATGGCGGATTGTTCCGTTACGATTGGCGGACCAGTCAGCGTGTCTTCATTCAGCCTCAGCCCGGGGCTGGCGAGCCAAGCTTGCGCTGGAACTGGGATTCACCACTGATGATCAGTCCTCACAGTAATACACGTATTTATTTTGCAGCCAACAAGCTATTTCGCAGTGATGATCGTGGCGACAGTTGGAAAGCCATTTCGGGCGATCTGACTCGACAGCTTGATCGCGATCAACTCAAGGTATTCGGTAAAATCCTGCCACCTGAAACGGTTTCCAAGCACGTATCAACATCGCTCTATGGCAATATCACAGCGCTTGCTGAATCTCCCAAGAAAGAAGGGCTGATTTACGTCGGCACCGATGATGGTTTGATTCAGATTACCCAGGATGGTGGTGCAAGCTGGAGCAAAGTAGATCAGTTTCAGGGAGTGCCAGCCATGACCTATGTCGCCAGGCTGGCAGCATCACAGCATGATGCAAGCACCGTCTATGCCGCTTTCGACAATCACAAACAGGGTGACTTTGCACCCTATTTGCTGAAGAGTATCGATGCAGGTAAAACGTGGGTCGCTGTGACAGGTGATTTGCCGACGCGTGGAAGCGTACTGGCCTTTGCCGAGGATCATGTCGATCCCAAGCTGCTCTTTGCAGGTACCGAGTTTGGTCTCTATTTCAGCCAGGATGGCGGTCATCATTGGCATCGGTTGAAAAGTGGACTACCTACCATCGCTGTGAGGGATTTGTGTATTCAACAACCCATGAACGATCTGCTGGTGGGAACCTTCGGCAGAGGATTCTACATTCTTGATGACTATTCCCCGCTGCGAACTGCAGCTTCCGAATTGGAGAAACCTGCAGCGCTTCTGCCCATCCGCGATGGTTTTCTGTACATGCAGACAACCCAGTATGGCGGTCGAGGCAAAGCCTCGCTGGGTGAAGATTTCTACACAGCACAAAACCCTGATTTCGGTATGACCTTTACCTATCACCTGAAAGAAGGCACGAAATCCATCAAGCAGTTGCGTAAAGATAAAGCCAAAAAGGATGACACTTTCTACCCCAAGATGGAGGAACTGCGGGCTGAAGAAGAAGAGGAGGCTGCAGCAGTAATAATCACCATTCATGATGCTCAGGGTAAACCCATCAGGCATATCAATGCGCCAGCCGGTGCCGGGCTGCATCGGGTCAATTGGGATTTCCGACGGGCCGCTGCTACGGCACCGCGGGCCAGTTCAGGGGATGAGGGTGAAGAAACATTCCGCGGTCCGCCTGGCGGTCCCTTGGTTCAGCCTGGCGATTATCAGGTATCGCTGGCATTGAAAACACAGGGGCAACTGAAACCACTGATAGGCCCTACGAATTTCAAAGTGAAATACGTTGGCGCTATGCCGCTTCCCGTGGACGAGAGGAATCAGCTCGAAACGTTCCAGCAGAGTGTAATTGCCTTGCAGAAAGAGCTGACCGCAGTGCAGGGACTTTCCAGCGAAGCCACCACGAAACTGGAAGCTATCAAAGCTGTTCTGGATACTTTTCCCGCTGCATCAGCTGAATCCAGGCAGAAGGTGCGAAACATCCTGGCCGAGCATCGCAAAATGCTCAGATTACTCAACGGCGATGGCTTCCTGCGCAGCCGCAATGAAAATGCTCCGACATCCATTGCAGAACGGGTAGGCTTTGCTGCTGGTGCCACACGTAGCATCATTTACAAGCCAACCGGCACACAGAAAGAACAGTATGAGATTGCCCGAAAAGAATTGGAAGCTGTAGGCAAGGAAGTGCGTGAGCGATTACAGGTTGAGGTCAAAGCTCTCGAAACTTATCTTGAACAGATCGGTGCTCCCTGGACTCCAGGAAGAATGAAGTAA
- a CDS encoding TIGR03000 domain-containing protein, translating into MYSLVLMATLSTPATTIDCHKRSCYGGCQGSSYASCTGGCYGSRGCYGSSCYGSCQGSCSGYSSCYGSTCYGSSCYGSSCSGSCHGSYYYYTGSCTGGHSCYGCSGSSCGGAVHSSSYTPSYETPAQPEKKPDAAAPAKVSISLPADAKLYVDGQLTRTIDKSIRTFMTPDLDNGQEYRYVMKAEVIRDGVVQSETKTVLVKAGADIREEFSSLNDIRTASNR; encoded by the coding sequence ATGTATAGTCTGGTCTTGATGGCCACCTTATCCACACCAGCTACCACCATCGACTGCCACAAGCGCAGTTGTTACGGTGGTTGCCAAGGCTCTTCATACGCCAGTTGCACAGGCGGTTGCTATGGCAGTCGCGGATGCTACGGCAGTAGTTGTTACGGCAGCTGCCAAGGCTCCTGCTCTGGCTATTCTTCGTGCTACGGTTCCACCTGCTATGGCTCCAGCTGCTACGGCTCCAGCTGTTCAGGCAGTTGCCATGGTTCGTACTATTATTACACCGGTAGTTGCACGGGTGGACACAGCTGCTATGGCTGCAGCGGTTCCAGTTGCGGTGGAGCAGTTCACTCCTCCTCCTATACTCCCAGCTATGAAACACCTGCTCAGCCTGAAAAGAAACCCGATGCAGCAGCACCAGCCAAGGTTTCCATTTCCTTGCCTGCTGATGCCAAGCTGTATGTGGATGGCCAACTGACACGTACTATCGATAAATCAATCCGTACTTTCATGACTCCCGACCTCGATAACGGCCAGGAATACCGCTATGTCATGAAAGCCGAAGTGATTCGTGATGGCGTAGTTCAGAGTGAAACGAAGACGGTACTGGTGAAAGCAGGCGCTGATATTCGAGAAGAATTCAGCAGCCTGAATGATATTCGTACTGCCAGCAACCGCTAA
- a CDS encoding GlsB/YeaQ/YmgE family stress response membrane protein, with translation MGIVLWIVFGLLAGVIAKFLNPGKDPGGLIVTIIIGIVGAVVGGFIGTLLGFGDVTGFDLRSMALAVGGGVLVLFLYGLATKGKAG, from the coding sequence ATGGGTATTGTATTGTGGATTGTTTTCGGCTTACTGGCAGGTGTGATCGCAAAGTTTCTCAATCCCGGCAAAGATCCGGGTGGCTTGATTGTCACCATCATCATTGGAATTGTGGGTGCCGTGGTCGGCGGTTTCATCGGCACGCTGCTTGGCTTTGGTGATGTTACCGGATTTGATCTGCGCAGCATGGCACTGGCCGTTGGCGGCGGCGTACTCGTGCTGTTCCTGTATGGATTGGCGACAAAGGGCAAGGCAGGTTAA
- a CDS encoding TIGR01457 family HAD-type hydrolase — protein MKHGYLIDMDGVLYRGSVLIPGADQFIHQLRERDIPFRFLTNNSQRTRLDVVAKLSRMGIMIEEEHVFTCAMATARYLAQQKPNGTAFVIGEGGLLNALHMNGYAVVDHDPDYVVVGEGRTFNLELVETAVRLISNGAKLIATNLDPSCPTHNGIRPGCGALVALLETATGVKAFSVGKPSPIMMRAARKELGLTTDETTMIGDTMETDILGGVQLGFHTVLVLSGGTREEDLERFAYRPDMVVESLAFLVEVLERHDWIPPWLHQQENDTPPPPVKLSPRRSVKYALSAARK, from the coding sequence ATGAAACACGGCTATCTGATCGACATGGATGGGGTTCTCTACCGAGGTTCGGTATTGATACCCGGGGCAGATCAATTCATCCATCAACTTCGCGAACGTGACATTCCCTTTCGCTTTCTGACCAACAACAGCCAGCGAACACGGCTGGATGTCGTTGCCAAGCTGTCGCGCATGGGAATCATGATTGAAGAAGAGCATGTCTTTACCTGTGCGATGGCCACTGCACGCTACCTGGCTCAGCAAAAACCCAATGGCACTGCCTTTGTCATTGGCGAAGGCGGCTTGCTCAATGCCCTGCATATGAACGGCTATGCTGTTGTCGATCACGATCCGGACTATGTGGTGGTTGGAGAAGGTCGCACCTTCAATCTGGAATTGGTGGAGACTGCAGTCAGGCTCATCAGCAATGGCGCCAAGCTGATTGCCACCAATCTCGATCCGAGTTGCCCCACGCACAACGGCATCAGGCCTGGCTGCGGTGCCCTGGTAGCCTTACTCGAAACGGCAACCGGAGTGAAAGCATTCAGCGTTGGCAAACCCAGCCCGATCATGATGCGAGCTGCTCGAAAGGAGCTAGGGTTGACCACGGATGAAACCACGATGATCGGCGACACGATGGAAACCGATATTCTCGGCGGAGTGCAACTCGGTTTTCACACGGTATTGGTTCTCAGCGGTGGCACGCGGGAAGAAGACCTCGAGCGTTTTGCGTATCGCCCTGATATGGTGGTGGAATCACTGGCCTTTCTGGTGGAAGTGCTGGAAAGACACGATTGGATTCCACCCTGGCTGCACCAGCAGGAAAATGATACTCCGCCACCCCCAGTCAAACTGTCGCCACGGCGTTCGGTGAAGTATGCACTTTCTGCAGCGAGAAAGTAA
- a CDS encoding DUF4287 domain-containing protein: MADKVSEAMDSMARNLQEKTGKSLDQWVAIAKKSGLAKHGEMVKFLKTDHAMGHGYANMVAHALLNPDVLKKTDNAESDLLERQYAGAKAALRPIYDKLLKAVQAFGSDVEVSPKKTYVSLRRSKQFALVQPTTATRLDVGINLKGVKPAGRLEASGSFNAMVTHRVRVEDIKQLDAELFSWLKKAYESA, translated from the coding sequence ATGGCGGATAAAGTTAGTGAGGCTATGGATTCCATGGCCCGCAACCTGCAGGAAAAGACAGGTAAATCGCTTGATCAGTGGGTGGCAATCGCAAAGAAGTCGGGCCTGGCCAAGCATGGTGAAATGGTGAAATTTCTCAAGACCGATCATGCTATGGGACATGGTTATGCCAACATGGTGGCCCATGCCTTACTCAATCCCGATGTGCTCAAGAAGACAGATAATGCCGAGTCTGATCTGCTCGAAAGACAATATGCTGGCGCCAAGGCCGCGCTACGTCCCATCTATGATAAGTTGCTGAAAGCAGTACAGGCCTTTGGAAGTGATGTCGAAGTCTCTCCCAAGAAAACCTATGTCAGCCTGCGCCGTTCCAAACAGTTTGCCCTGGTACAGCCCACGACAGCGACTCGTCTCGATGTGGGCATCAATCTGAAAGGCGTCAAGCCAGCGGGCCGACTGGAAGCCTCTGGCAGTTTCAATGCCATGGTGACGCATCGGGTCAGAGTGGAAGATATTAAACAGCTAGATGCAGAATTGTTCTCCTGGCTCAAGAAGGCTTACGAGTCCGCGTGA
- a CDS encoding glycosyltransferase, with translation MRQGSREDMHADTLVHELNQRYKHEFDRAERYQDELKSIQGSRWWPLFQGLTRLTSNLKKCVKREETPAEPPIKPSDQLPFTAFSPRTDQIYTADDVSIIIPFRDQPELLERCVLPLYRTVPRAELILVDNGSAEHRTHKFIETCLLNRNVRVIREDQPFNYSTLCNSGATASTRSVLLFLNNDVMAMQPAWLEAMLEIIGDQRVGIAGATLLYPDRTIQHAGMFPTGPQGEWIHVHRHQPDHYPGENHELRRIRSVPAVTGACLMIPRFLFYSVGGFDPAYPITHNDVTLCERVRQTGKQVVITPFARLWHFESLSRGYQREVA, from the coding sequence ATGCGACAAGGCAGTCGCGAAGATATGCATGCTGATACGCTCGTTCATGAACTGAACCAGCGTTATAAACACGAATTCGACCGGGCAGAACGATATCAGGATGAACTGAAATCCATTCAAGGCTCACGCTGGTGGCCTCTCTTTCAAGGGCTGACTCGGCTCACCTCCAACCTCAAAAAGTGTGTCAAGCGCGAGGAAACGCCGGCCGAACCTCCTATTAAGCCCTCCGACCAACTTCCCTTTACTGCCTTTTCACCCCGTACCGATCAGATTTACACCGCTGATGATGTCAGCATTATCATTCCATTTCGTGACCAGCCAGAATTGCTGGAACGGTGCGTATTGCCGCTCTATCGCACGGTGCCACGCGCTGAGTTGATCCTGGTGGATAATGGCAGTGCAGAACATCGCACGCACAAATTCATCGAAACCTGTTTACTGAATCGCAACGTCAGAGTCATTCGTGAAGATCAACCCTTCAACTACTCTACCCTTTGCAATAGCGGAGCCACCGCTTCTACCCGTTCGGTTCTTCTGTTTCTCAATAATGATGTGATGGCCATGCAGCCCGCGTGGCTGGAAGCGATGCTGGAAATCATAGGCGATCAGCGTGTTGGTATTGCAGGTGCAACGCTGTTGTATCCTGACCGAACCATTCAACATGCCGGGATGTTTCCAACGGGCCCGCAGGGAGAATGGATACATGTTCACCGTCATCAACCGGATCATTATCCCGGTGAAAATCATGAACTTCGCCGCATCCGCAGTGTTCCCGCAGTCACCGGCGCCTGCCTGATGATACCACGGTTCCTGTTTTATTCGGTAGGTGGTTTTGATCCTGCCTACCCCATCACTCACAACGACGTTACTCTCTGCGAACGTGTTCGGCAGACTGGTAAGCAAGTGGTGATAACGCCATTTGCCAGGTTGTGGCATTTTGAATCACTCAGTCGTGGCTATCAGCGCGAGGTTGCCTGA
- a CDS encoding HAD-IIIA family hydrolase, with amino-acid sequence MLASATLSQNLKKLKLPLAFGLLRLCTDESISRDDAVTIIHRALDAGIRLIDTADAYCLNHKDFHAGELLAKDAVNTWKGPRKEVIIFTKAGMTRPKGKWVPDGSPEHLRKTVDESLLALGVDRIDVLQLHVHDTRVPFEETLTALAELQKQGKVHHLGLCNTTTAEIKQASRHFTVAVIQNELSVLARKSATDGTLAFAQEQGIPFLAYRPLGGIAKVEKLSTNKSLLPLAKKHHVTPQQLAIAAVEQAGDLVFPLIGTTQPNHLKQSVASLQIKLDSEDRSVLDAKFSFASANPAKSTASGSSGAAKKKAAKGAEVVILMGIQGAGKSELVASYRKQGYERLNRDDVGGKLDDLVPRMVELLENGKTKIVLDNTYPTRMSREPVVSAAREMGATVRCRFLNTPIHEARINVVHRMLQRYGQNLGPDEMKAYAKTDNNLPPPAALKRWADSFEMPNEDEGFASVEVIPFTRRADAKQSKKGLLLDVDGTIRITKSGEKYPRHPDDVELIPGRREKLEHWIKQDYQLFFVSNQSGVASGKVEKEVVEAAFQKTIKLLGLPVVDVAYCPHPAFPVGCFCRKPFPGMGVYLMQKHQLAREHLVVVGDLKSDEDFAAGIGARFVHADEFFSN; translated from the coding sequence ATCTTGGCTTCAGCAACACTGTCTCAGAATCTGAAAAAACTCAAGCTACCCTTGGCATTTGGCCTTCTGCGGTTGTGTACCGATGAGAGTATTTCACGAGACGATGCTGTCACGATCATTCATCGCGCCCTCGATGCAGGCATCAGGTTGATTGATACCGCCGATGCTTATTGTCTGAACCACAAGGATTTTCATGCCGGTGAACTGCTGGCAAAAGATGCGGTGAATACCTGGAAAGGGCCTCGCAAAGAAGTCATCATTTTCACGAAGGCTGGCATGACCAGGCCCAAGGGCAAGTGGGTGCCTGATGGCAGTCCGGAGCATCTCAGAAAGACCGTTGATGAAAGCCTGCTCGCTTTGGGTGTTGACCGTATCGACGTATTGCAACTGCACGTACATGATACCAGGGTGCCTTTTGAAGAAACATTGACGGCGCTGGCGGAACTGCAGAAACAAGGCAAGGTTCATCATCTGGGGTTATGCAATACCACGACAGCTGAAATCAAGCAGGCAAGTCGTCACTTTACGGTAGCAGTCATCCAGAATGAACTGAGTGTGTTAGCGAGGAAAAGCGCAACCGATGGCACTTTGGCATTTGCACAAGAGCAGGGCATCCCATTCCTGGCCTATCGTCCTCTCGGCGGAATTGCGAAAGTGGAAAAACTGTCGACGAACAAGAGTCTCTTACCCCTGGCGAAAAAACACCATGTCACACCACAGCAACTGGCGATAGCTGCCGTAGAGCAGGCGGGTGATCTGGTATTTCCATTGATTGGGACGACTCAGCCCAATCACCTGAAACAGTCTGTTGCATCTCTGCAAATCAAACTGGATAGCGAAGATCGTTCGGTGTTGGATGCCAAATTTTCATTTGCATCAGCCAATCCAGCTAAATCAACAGCTTCTGGCAGTTCTGGTGCCGCAAAGAAAAAAGCAGCCAAAGGTGCCGAGGTCGTCATCCTGATGGGTATTCAGGGTGCAGGGAAATCAGAACTGGTAGCAAGTTATCGAAAGCAGGGTTACGAGCGTTTGAACCGCGATGACGTTGGCGGCAAGCTGGATGACCTGGTGCCTCGGATGGTGGAGCTGTTGGAGAACGGTAAAACAAAAATCGTTCTGGATAATACTTACCCCACCCGAATGTCACGTGAACCGGTTGTTTCCGCAGCAAGGGAAATGGGAGCAACGGTGCGGTGCAGGTTTCTCAATACACCCATTCACGAAGCTAGAATCAATGTTGTCCACCGCATGTTGCAGCGTTATGGTCAGAACCTGGGGCCTGACGAAATGAAGGCCTATGCCAAAACCGATAACAACCTTCCACCGCCTGCTGCCTTGAAGCGATGGGCAGACAGCTTTGAAATGCCAAACGAAGATGAGGGCTTTGCCAGTGTGGAGGTGATTCCCTTTACCCGGCGTGCCGACGCAAAACAATCCAAGAAAGGACTTCTCCTCGATGTCGATGGCACCATCAGGATCACCAAGAGCGGTGAGAAATACCCTCGGCATCCTGATGATGTCGAATTGATACCAGGGCGACGAGAAAAACTGGAGCACTGGATTAAGCAGGACTACCAGCTCTTTTTTGTCTCCAATCAAAGTGGTGTTGCGTCAGGCAAGGTAGAAAAAGAAGTGGTGGAGGCTGCATTTCAAAAGACGATCAAGCTGCTGGGTTTACCTGTAGTGGATGTGGCTTATTGCCCTCATCCAGCATTCCCCGTGGGTTGTTTCTGCAGAAAGCCTTTCCCAGGCATGGGTGTTTACCTGATGCAGAAACACCAGTTAGCTCGCGAACACCTGGTGGTAGTAGGCGATTTGAAGAGTGATGAAGACTTTGCAGCGGGTATCGGTGCACGGTTTGTGCATGCCGATGAATTCTTTTCCAACTGA
- a CDS encoding beta-lactamase family protein, whose amino-acid sequence MKRFQMAFIVVLCLIQVQSSPAQSKERLKPEQAKKVDQAVIAQIEKQGLVGVAIGILQKGEIVYLKGFGLADRESQIPVTVDTVFNWASNSKPLCALAAMQLVEKGKLDLDCDIKKYVPEFPEKDGIITMRHLLCHQSGIQHYGRVLPTNKKYDTPLPLLNPVNSLNVFNRTPLLHKPGEKFLYSSYAYILASAVVQNAGKQPIQDQLVQRIIKPLGMKSFQLDMPYQQQPYWAAGYNRATAEDKPTRLGDEAHYWKHGAGGYKSNIRDFAIWARAVLNQELISASTDSMMNTRQKTNDGKLTGHGLGFGVDDQNGLRLSHGGKQGETTTRLVVYPKQKHGVVVMTNCGYGDPAAISTAIYQALRDK is encoded by the coding sequence GTGAAGCGTTTTCAGATGGCTTTCATTGTTGTGTTGTGTTTAATTCAGGTTCAAAGTTCGCCAGCACAATCAAAAGAACGTCTTAAACCAGAGCAAGCTAAAAAAGTCGATCAAGCAGTGATTGCACAGATCGAGAAACAGGGACTGGTTGGCGTAGCCATCGGCATCCTGCAGAAGGGGGAAATCGTTTACCTGAAAGGCTTTGGCCTGGCCGACCGGGAATCGCAGATACCGGTGACCGTTGATACGGTGTTCAACTGGGCTTCCAATTCAAAGCCATTGTGCGCTTTGGCTGCCATGCAACTGGTCGAAAAGGGCAAGCTCGATCTGGACTGCGATATCAAAAAATATGTGCCGGAGTTTCCTGAAAAAGACGGCATCATCACCATGCGGCATCTGCTGTGTCATCAAAGTGGGATTCAACATTATGGAAGAGTTCTGCCTACCAACAAGAAATACGACACACCCCTGCCTTTGCTGAACCCGGTCAATTCGCTAAACGTCTTCAATCGTACACCCCTGCTGCATAAGCCAGGTGAGAAATTTCTTTACTCTTCGTATGCCTACATACTGGCCAGCGCCGTGGTGCAGAATGCGGGCAAGCAGCCAATTCAGGATCAACTCGTCCAACGCATCATCAAACCACTGGGCATGAAAAGCTTTCAGTTGGATATGCCGTATCAACAGCAACCTTACTGGGCGGCAGGCTATAACCGAGCTACTGCCGAAGACAAGCCTACTCGTCTTGGTGATGAAGCACATTATTGGAAGCATGGTGCGGGTGGATACAAATCGAACATCAGAGACTTTGCAATCTGGGCTCGTGCAGTATTAAACCAGGAATTGATTTCAGCATCCACCGATTCCATGATGAACACCAGGCAGAAAACCAACGATGGCAAGCTGACTGGTCACGGGCTCGGGTTTGGGGTAGATGATCAGAATGGCCTACGGCTATCGCATGGGGGCAAGCAGGGGGAAACAACCACGCGGCTGGTGGTCTATCCCAAACAGAAGCATGGCGTTGTGGTGATGACTAACTGTGGATATGGCGATCCCGCTGCCATCAGTACTGCTATTTACCAGGCCTTGCGGGATAAGTAA